A region from the Drosophila bipectinata strain 14024-0381.07 chromosome 3R, DbipHiC1v2, whole genome shotgun sequence genome encodes:
- the LOC108129773 gene encoding zinc finger and BTB domain-containing protein 17 produces the protein MGEPSPYPDLATICRLCLKEHQEAYGIFAEDESQLSIPVRLMACIALDAKPGDSLPKKICDECRYQLEKFFLFRQRCQAADKKLRKHIRLLGLGKRSRVFCKDPDDDDYDEDELEFEDSIAFINKKDKAREEAEEKRRDAAKEEQEKEMAKRLLESEEELRQKLSVDLRKQLAQEVRSDVREELRQEVTEEARKEQIARLVGELEVFLTEKKAGMWEVFDSSEESEAKSLPKTSPAAQPSPKPDSKPHAKRRLITTSKPSLQSIKVKTDDEEILLSGNAESLPADEIELSTIDMDEAAAQAADDFRDIKMVGAGDVEGTEADGIYIINSTNAEDTKQDSTPDFEDDNDCTSYNIRENGEIQFSGEKPSEMDNVVVFNLDSEMSGEQQVYNFEDNVIILSKDKSSDEPQPAKKKRTNDLVFKQSTREGQPRAGRVSDTVKTFQCQLCPVAFATERMFTRHMNTHVKGLKSGKGGSLKCPICELQLSCSSSLKRHMIIHTGVKPFKCEECDQSFSQREVLKRHMDTHTGAKRHKCPHCSSCFAQKSNLHQHIRRVHLDSGRSHKCHLCPRSFHHMSGLSRHLVTHSGIYFACKECGRQFNDRSAVQRHVQTVHKISNKSEDTASDAEMSDAEFLAE, from the exons ATGGGAGAGCCTTCGCCTTATCCTGATTTGGCAACTATTTGCCGCCTGTGTCTGAAGGAGCACCAGGAGGCGTACGGGATCTTTGCCGAGGACGAGTCGCAGCTGTCGATTCCTGTCCGTCTAATGGCGTGCATAGCCCTGGACGCCAAGCCGGGTGACAGCCTGCCCAAGAAGATTTGCGACGAGTGCCGATACCAACTGGAAAAGTTCTTTCTTTTTCGACAGCGATGCCAGGCGGCAGACAAGAAGCTGCGAAAGCACATTCGCCTGTTGGGTCTTGGGAAAAGAAGTCGTGTTTTCTGCAAGGATCCGGATGACGATGACTATGATGAAGACGAGCTGGAGTTCGAGGACTCAATTGCGTTTATCAACAAGAAGGACAAGGCTCGGGAAGAAGCTGAGGAAAAGCGGCGAGATGCGGCTaaggaggagcaggagaagGAGATGGCCAAGCGGCTATTGGAGTCGGAAGAGGAACTGCGCCAAAAATTATCCGTCGACTTGCGCAAGCAGCTGGCTCAGGAAGTACGCAGCGATGTGCGCGAGGAGTTGCGCCAAGAGGTCACCGAGGAGGCACGCAAGGAACAGATAGCCAGACTTGTGGGAGAGTTGGAGGTCTTTCTCACCGAGAAGAAAGCAGGAATGTGGGAGGTTTTTGACAGCAGTGAAGAATCTGAGGCAAAGTCCCTGCCCAAAACTTCTCCAGCTGCACAGCCATCCCCCAAACCAGATAGCAAGCCACATGCCAAGCGGCGTCTGATCACGACCTCAAAGCCTTCCTTGCAGTCCATAAAAGTGAAAACTGATGATGAAGAGATCCTCTTAAGTGGCAATGCGGAGTCATTGCCAGCTGATGAGATTGAACTGAGTACCATCGATATGGACGAAGCAGCCGCACAGGCCGCGGACGATTTCCGGGACATCAAGATGGTCGGGGCTGGTGATGTGGAAGGAACCGAAGCTGATGGTATTTACATCATAAATTCGACCAATGCCGAGGATACCAAACAGGACTCTACTCCTGATTTTGAAGACGACAACGATTGCACCTCCTACAACA TTAGAGAAAATGGGGAAATTCAATTCAGCGGAGAGAAACCTTCAGAAATGGACAATGTTGTGGTTTTTAACTTGGACAGCGAGATGTCTGGAGAGCAACAGGTCTACAACTTCGAAGATAACGTAATAATACTG TCCAAGGACAAATCCAGTGATGAACCGCAGCCCGCCAAAAAGAAGCGAACGAATGACCTGGTATTTAAGCAATCCACACGTGAAGGTCAGCCAAGAGCCGGAAGAGTGTCGGACACCGTAAAGACGTTCCAGTGCCAATTGTGCCCGGTGGCTTTTGCCACGGAGAGGATGTTCACCCGTCACATGAACACCCACGTCAAGGGCTTAAAAAGCGGCAAGGGTGGCTCTCTGAAATGTCCCATCTGCGAGTTGCAGCTGTCTTGTTCCAGTTCCCTTAAGCGCCACATGATCATCCATACAGGAGTGAAGCCGTTCAAGTGCGAAGAATGCGATCAATCCTTCTCACAACGCGAGGTTCTCAAGCGGCACATGGACACGCACACGGGGGCCAAGCGCCACAAGTGCCCGCACTGCTCGAGCTGCTTCGCCCAAAAATCCAACCTGCACCAGCACATCAGACGAGTGCACTTGGATAGCGGACGTTCCCACAAGTGCCATCTCTGTCCGCGTAGTTTCCACCATATGTCGGGTCTAAGTCGACACTTGGTAACCCACTCGGGAATCTACTTTGCCTGCAAAGAATGTGGTAGACAGTTCAACGATCGCAGTGCCGTGCAGCGCCACGTACAAACGGTGCACAAGATCTCCAACAAGTCCGAGGACACCGCCTCCGACGCTGAAATGAGCGATGCTGAGTTTCTGGCTGAGTAG
- the LOC108129774 gene encoding uncharacterized protein isoform X1 codes for MKVCRLCLAKDANFSVFSVSTAVKIMACTSVEIDPSDGLPQHICSACRLRLEEYHHFRRRCQAADRKLRRNERIDLDDEDNSALRDVAKCTGSACSESNAQWRKQAAQLIRNEINAYKRELLANCKQAVRAEIEDEVRQELEEVLMEQASQQVRLGVLNDLFEEVENFFIRKRNETAFEHFNGSESVSSEIVDGFYEEGGEEHPNLVNVSLVDLVDDEPDPENSNNSEIPSCNPASEVIVPVPMVEINMNDTQLSHLREEFNRDVFLGNAKSPKTIKRTKEVPLKTEPSQKKVRFSSPIKKAKTPVKSPARLCRTHKPRFKKPSEFHSNSPNCVRCRLRGADKRNRSVS; via the exons ATGAAAGTATGCCGCCTTTGTCTGGCAAAGGACGCCaacttttctgttttttcGGTGTCGACTGCCGTAAAAATTATGGCCTGTACATCGGTTGAGATTGATCCTTCGGATGGTTTGCCTCAACACATATGTTCTGCCTGCCGCCTGCGTCTCGAAGAGTACCATCATTTCCGCCGCCGGTGCCAGGCAGCTGACAGGAAATTAAGGCGTAACGAACGAATCGACTTGGATGACGAGGACAATAGTGCGCTACGAGATGTGGCCAAGTGCACAGGCAGTGCCTGTTCCGAGAGCAACGCTCAGTGGCGGAAGCAGGCAGCACAGCTCATACGTAATGAAATCAACGCTTACAAAAGAGAGTTACTGGCGAATTGCAAGCAGGCTGTGCGCGCAGAGATTGAGGACGAGGTGCGACAAGAGCTTGAGGAGGTTCTGATGGAACAGGCCAGCCAACAGGTGCGTCTTGGTGTCCTCAATGACCTCTTTGAAGAAGTAGAAAATTTCTTCATCCGGAAACGTAACGAAACTGCCTTCGAGCACTTCAATGGTTCTGAAAGCGTCAGCTCCGAGATAGTTGATGGTTTTTACGAAGAAGGAGGGGAGGAACATCCCAATCTTGTCAACGTAAGCCTGGTGGACCTCGTAG ACGATGAACCAGACCCTGAAAACTCGAACAACTCGGAAATTCCTTCATGTAATCCTGCCTCCGAGGTGATTGTACCTGTGCCAATGGTGGAAATTAACATGAACGACACCCAACTTTCCCACCTGCGTGAGGAATTTAATAGGGATGTCTTTTTAGGTAATGCAAAATCGCCTAAAACCATAAAAAGGACTAAAGAAGTTCCCTTGAAGACAGAGCCAAGTCAGAAAAAAGTACGATTCAGCAGCCCTATAAAGAAAGCCAAGACGCCAGTTAAATCCCCAGCTAGACTTTGTCGCACGCACAAGCCCAGGTTCAAGAAGCCATCCGAATTTCACTCTAATAGCCCAAATTGCGTGCGCTGTCGGCTTAGAGGGGCAGATAAGAGGAATAGAAGCGTTTCATAA
- the LOC108129774 gene encoding uncharacterized protein isoform X2, with amino-acid sequence MKVCRLCLAKDANFSVFSVSTAVKIMACTSVEIDPSDGLPQHICSACRLRLEEYHHFRRRCQAADRKLRRNERIDLDDEDNSALRDVAKCTGSACSESNAQWRKQAAQLIRNEINAYKRELLANCKQAVRAEIEDEVRQELEEVLMEQASQQVRLGVLNDLFEEVENFFIRKRNETAFEHFNGSESVSSEIVDGFYEEGGEEHPNLVNVSLVDLVDDEPDPENSNNSEIPSCNPASEVIVPVPMVEINMNDTQLSHLREEFNRDVFLDRAKSEKSTIQQPYKESQDAS; translated from the exons ATGAAAGTATGCCGCCTTTGTCTGGCAAAGGACGCCaacttttctgttttttcGGTGTCGACTGCCGTAAAAATTATGGCCTGTACATCGGTTGAGATTGATCCTTCGGATGGTTTGCCTCAACACATATGTTCTGCCTGCCGCCTGCGTCTCGAAGAGTACCATCATTTCCGCCGCCGGTGCCAGGCAGCTGACAGGAAATTAAGGCGTAACGAACGAATCGACTTGGATGACGAGGACAATAGTGCGCTACGAGATGTGGCCAAGTGCACAGGCAGTGCCTGTTCCGAGAGCAACGCTCAGTGGCGGAAGCAGGCAGCACAGCTCATACGTAATGAAATCAACGCTTACAAAAGAGAGTTACTGGCGAATTGCAAGCAGGCTGTGCGCGCAGAGATTGAGGACGAGGTGCGACAAGAGCTTGAGGAGGTTCTGATGGAACAGGCCAGCCAACAGGTGCGTCTTGGTGTCCTCAATGACCTCTTTGAAGAAGTAGAAAATTTCTTCATCCGGAAACGTAACGAAACTGCCTTCGAGCACTTCAATGGTTCTGAAAGCGTCAGCTCCGAGATAGTTGATGGTTTTTACGAAGAAGGAGGGGAGGAACATCCCAATCTTGTCAACGTAAGCCTGGTGGACCTCGTAG ACGATGAACCAGACCCTGAAAACTCGAACAACTCGGAAATTCCTTCATGTAATCCTGCCTCCGAGGTGATTGTACCTGTGCCAATGGTGGAAATTAACATGAACGACACCCAACTTTCCCACCTGCGTGAGGAATTTAATAGGGATGTCTTTTTAG ACAGAGCCAAGTCAGAAAAAAGTACGATTCAGCAGCCCTATAAAGAAAGCCAAGACGCCAGTTAA